GAGCCGAATATTaaaaaactcggctcggctcgtttaatTATCTGAGCTAATTTTTTTGTTCACGATCGGCTCGTTTAAGAAAACGAGCCTAGCCGAGTTCACTTAAACGAGCCGATCCCGAGTTTTGTTCACGAACGGTCCTGTTCATTTGCAGCTTTATTCCCATCCAATCTTACAAGGATTCGATTCATTAAGAAGTGGATATGGATTTTCACTCGTTGATAAAAACCACATCCGAACTACTAAACTTAtacatttataaattatttatatatataaataaaatttaactataatcaattaataaaattaatatatatgtattgatattctaattttataagttattttattgTATTTTCACATTAACTATTATTTCATCACATTAAAATTTCTTGTACACACCACATGTTATCATATTCAAATGAGTGAATCATGTATGTCACAAATTATTTGCATACATAATATTTTAGTTATTCACAATTCacaacattttttttattttaatttttgaaattgacatatataattaattcatatattTCTGAAACTACAATGTTTTACTTTTATGtgtttattttataattattttaaactgaactattttcacatattttcaaaaaaaaattattttcacaacaTCTCTAACTTAAAATAGTTTGTTGTGCttaagttttttttattattgaaccatgttaaattaaaattattcatCTCAAAAAATTTAAATGGATCCAGTGGTCCGATCCGATAATCGAAGATCCTAATGAATTTGTTTATGAATTACGCTATTAAAAATCTGAAATTGATCCGATCTCAATCCAATCCAATaaatttaaatgaatattaatatGAATTTAATCAAATCCAATCCACATTTGAACACCAGCACAAGGATAACTTAGTCTCGTTCGCATTGTATATCTCCTAAAAAGGCACTTACGCTTCAATTCGACGGAAATGGAATGAAATTTTATCATGTTTTACTAAAATTGCACCAAAATTTCCATCCTATTTTAGCCAATATTATTGTatggtaataattctattttaaatgAAAAATAGATTATGCCCATTATTTGATACATTGACGTCTTACGGATCGTAATATCTTAAAATTTTTATGCAAATCATGTTTTCCggtaagaaaaatatatttaaaaggaAATCACAATAGCGAATTTTGACACGTAATTCAGAGAAAAAATTTAGTCAAAACGGACACCGCTAAATAATTCACTTATACGTAGATATTGTCAAATTATTTTTTCAATGTGAATTTTAAGGTAATTTTCACAAGATTAAGTAAAATGAGAATGGTGGCTACCAGCAGAATAATAAATTCGCTACAATAAGTATTTAATAACAAAATTTATTGgcttaatttgatttaaaaatgtGCAATAACATGAATATTAGTAATATCCATACATTAAGAAATAAGATTTTTGTAACTCCCGAATCATTGATATTGTCACAGGAACAATATGTTTGATTCCCTTAACACAGATTAGGAGATTATAATTTTTGCCAGCTTTCAGTGTTAATGCAAAACCTCTTATAAATACCAAATGATTTTACTCTACAAATCAGAGCTTCAACATACATAAACATTGCTCCATTTGCTTTTCTTTTGGTTTCTGTTCTTGATAGCTTGTTTAGAGATGGCCAAAAAGTTCAGCATTGGCCGCCAAAAGATCAAGATTGCGAAAATAGAGCGTAAGAATCACCTGCAAGTTACCTTCTCAAAGCGTCGATCAGGCCTTTTTAAGAAGGCAAGTGAGCTCTGTACACTTTGTGGAGTTGAGATTGCCATTATAGTCTTTTCTCCAGCTGGAAAAGTGTTCTCCTTTGGACATCCTAATGTTGAAGGTATAATTGATAGGTTTTTTAGTCGCAATCCTCCACCTTCAAACTCAAGCACTCTCCATCTCGTTGAAGCTCATCGTAGTATGACTGTTTGCGAGCTGAACTTCCATCTCACACAGATTTTCAATGAACTAGAGGGTGAGAGGAAGAGAGGAGAGGCACTTGATGACATGAGGCAAGCTAGCCAGAGCCAGTTTTGGTGGGAATCTCCAGTCGAAAAGATGGGATTTGATGAGCTTCAACAATTGAAGGACTGCATGGAAGCGTTGAAGAAAAATGTCAACAATCAAGCTAATAGCATCTTGATTGAGAATGCAAATTCTAATTTGCCACCTATTGGTTTTAATGGACACAGGGCCTTTAATCAGTTTGAAGCTAAGCCTAATCAGATTGATCCTGCTTCTCATGTCCCTGGTTACAGATATGGTAATGGTTATTTTGGTCTGAGCAACTTTGCTGCGTAATCTGAGCTTGTGTCTTGCTAGACAGTTCTGAGTCTCCATTTTGATTGATTCTGTGTGGCTTTGCCGGAAAAGAAAGTTCATTTTTCTATCTATTGGTTAAAGTTGTAACTTAAATTTGACAAACAGTTTGATCTGAAGTTTATTCTGAGGTTGTAATGGATATTGTTTTTTGAAAATGGTCAGCTGCATATGTCTAAATATTCTTTAAGCTTAAAATGTCAATTACTATTGAAAAGTTATAAAAAAAGAGAGCCCTGTGGGCATCATTCGTTTCAAATAGCCATCATGTAATAATGACATGACATTTGGTCTCTTTAGTGTTAAATTCGAGTACATGTAATGTACTGGTTCGGAGCCGAATAGTTGTGTcttgataaaaaaattatttttgaataaattaagaaGCAACAAacattaattataaattttaattttgtaattagATCACGGGTCAGGGATTTAGCACATCATTTGCAGATTTTGATATTACTTTAGTTGCGATATTCGAGGTACGGATTATGTCCCTTTTTTATTCATCGTTACTCCTCTTGTccattatatttatttgattcattctgttctactttctgttcattccgttaatatttgctttgaccattttaatttccgaaaattattttaaaatttaattttgaaaatttagaTATTTGTGTATGCggttttcaaaattatttatgacactcACCTGCTTTGGAAATTTGTATCATTTTTCTAATGTGATTTTTaaattttgcgagaatattttcattttgaacccttagtgtgatttagggtataccgagttaacaggagtactacaaccatgtcattgcggtaccagtgacatgacacttccgttGCACatattaggtaccctatgatgtgtgtatttgtattcGTTCTGATTTCGGTATGAAATATCATAAcccaaaattatttttttattataagctgtgaaatatttatttctgattttctgttttataaattgtattccaaatccgtactgggcgtttggctcatgccgtattttTTTCCGGTAGGTGCATAGGGGAAATCTTGGACTGTGCTATGGAGAGCAACCCCATTTATTGATTAAAATTTTGGACTTTATCAATatctagacttaattatttatttagagattttaacatttatatttttggtttagacagtttgttgatttaatattatttttggagattttacactgtttatttattgtttagaaatatattagtgctctgtttgcaggtttatgaTAGGTAATACCCCCTTCTAATTTTTAAGAAGGGGTGTTACAAACTAGTAGTATTCAACTCCCATTCTTCCAAAAACAGCTCTGCTCCCACCTTCCCATCTAAAGCTGCAAACGAACAGAACCGAGCCGAGTTCTGTCCGAGCCGAGCCGagcataatttttttaaaaatgaacCGAGCCCAGCTGAGTTTAAAAACCCAACCGAAAAAATGTTTACGATCGGTTCGTTTATAAAGGAGCCGAGCCGGACACGAGTTTGCTCACGAATAACCGAGCCGAACCGAACTCGATCCGAGTCGGGTTGTTCACTAATAGTTCGCATATATTTTTTAATCGACCAAGCTTAAGGTATAATTTATAACTTTATAATTTTTATGGAGATCAAATACTAATTTCATCTACAATTATATACTCACACTCACACTCCACACTTATCAATTTTTTGCACTAGtcgagttttaagaacaaaatcatttttattttaaattaatgaGACATTCATAACTTTAGAAATTATACATTACTTTTAAATTGTTGATGTCGATTGTCAAAAATTATCTTatgtttttcttaaaaatattataatttattttaagaactcactattttaatttatttgaaaTTGTAATTTTGATCGATTTTATCATAGACCCCTCTAATAAAAGTGTGAGGTGAAATTTAGTGTTAAGTTTAATTAGAAATTATTTGTTAAAGTAATCAAGCTCTAGTTATATgtatgaaattaattaaattatttattgttaaaatatatattgAATTTTTATAACATTAATCATTATACTTTAAAattagtattaaattttaattaaaaaaatttaaaatctttataaaagtgattagtaaatatttattactccctcagtcccttccaattgtttacatttctgggGAAGTGTCCGGCAcacattttaaggtgcataaaaagtatagttatgtaacttatttttacaattttctttttttgaataaaagttgaatattttaatttttattcagaaaataaaattgtaaaaaaaattacagaactatactttatatgcaccttaaaatgcgtgtcggccactctctaaaaaatgtaaacaattgaaagggacggagggagtatatgttatatttaaaaaattatctgAACCGAGTTAACGAGTTAGAGCCGAGTCCGAGCTAAACGAGCCGAGTCCGAGCCGAATATTAAAAAACTCGGCTCGACTCGATTAATTATCTGAGCTTATATTTTTGTTCGCGATCGGCTCGTTCAAGAAAACGAGCCTAGCCGAGTTCACTTAAACGAGCCGATCCCGAGTTTTGTTCACGAACGGCTCTGTTCATTTGCAGCTCTATTCCCATCCAATCTTACAAGGATTCGATTCATTAAGAAGTGGATATGGATTTTTACTCGTCGATAAAAACCACATCCGAACTACTAAACTTATACATTTATacattatttatatataaataaaatttaactataatcaattaataaaattaatttatatgtattgatattctaattttataagttattttattgTATTTTCACATTAACTATTATTTCATCACATTAAAATTTCTTGTACACACCACATGTTATCATATTCAAATGAGTGAATCATGTATGTCACAAATTATTTTCATACATAATATTTTAGTTATTCACAATTCacaacattttttttattttaatttttgaaattgacatatataattaattcatatattTCTGAAATTACAATATTTTTcttttatgtatttattttataattatctTAAACTGAACTATTTtcacatatttttttttaaaaaattattttcacaacaCCTCTAACTTAAAATAGTTTCTTGTGCttaagtttttttttattattgaaccatgttaaattaaaattattcatCTCAAAAAATTTAAATGGATCCAGTGGTCTGATCCGATAATCGAAGATCCTAATGAATTTGTTTATGAATTACGCTATTAAAAATCTGAAATTGATCCAATCTCAATCCAATCCAACAATTTAAATGAATATGAATATGAATTTAATAAAATCCAATCCACATTTGAACACCAGCACAAGGATAACTTAGTCTGGTTCACATTGTATATCTCCTAAAAAGGCACTTACGCTTCAATTCGACAGAAATGGAATGAAATTTTATCATGTTTTACTAAAATTGCACCAAAATTTCCATCCTATTTTAGCCAATATTATTGTatggtaataattctattttaaatgAAAAATAGATTATGCCCATTATTTGATACGTTGACGTCTTACGGATCGTAATATCTTAAAATTTTTATGCAAATCATGTTTTCTGctaagaaaaatatatttaaaaggaAATTACAATAGCGAATTTTGACACGTAATTCAAAGAAAAAATTTAGTCAAAACGCTAAATAATTATCTTATACGTAGATATTGTCAAATTATTTTTTCATGTGAATTTTAAGGTAATTTTCACTAGATTAAGTAAAATGAGAATGGTGGCTACAACCAGCAGAATAACAAATTCGCTTCAAAAAGTATTTAATAACAAAATTTATTGgcttaatttgatttaaaaatgtGCAATAACATGAATATTAGTAATATCCATACATTAAGAAATAAGATTTTTGTAACCCCCGAATCAATGATATTGTCACAGGAACAATATGTTTGATTCCCTTAACACAGATTAGGAGATTATAATTTTTGCCAGCTTTCAGTGTTAATGCCAAGCCTCTTATAAATACCAAATGATTTTACTCTACAAATCAGAGCTTCAACATACATAAACATTGCTCCATTTGCTTTTCTTTTGGTTTCTGTTCTTGAAAGCTTGTTTAGAGATGGCCAAAAAGTTCAGCATTGGCCGCCAAAAGATCAAGATTGCCAAAATAGAGCGTAAGAATCACCTGCAAGTTACCTTCTCAAAGCGTCGATCAGGCCTTTTTAAGAAGGCGAGTGAGCTCTGTACACTTTGTGGAGTTGAGATTGCCATTATAGTCTTTTCTCCAGCTGGAAAAGTGTTCTCCTTTGGACATCCTAATGTTGAAGGTATAATTGATTGGTTTTTTAGTCGCAATCCTCCACCTTCAAACTCAAGCACTCTCCATCTCGTTGAAGCTCATCGTAGTATGACTGTTTGCGAGCTGAACTTCCATCTCACACAGATTTTCAATGAACTAGAGGGTGAGAGGAAGAGAGGAGAGGCACTTGATGACATGAGGCAAGCTAGCCAGAGCCAGTTTTGGTGGGAATCTCCAGTCGAAAAGATGGGATTTGATGAGCTTCAACAATTGAAGGACTGCATGGAAGCGTTGAAGAAAAATGTGAACAATCAAGCTAATAGCATCTTGATTGAGAGTGCAAATTCTAATTTGCCACCTTTTGGTTTTAATGGACACAGGGCCTTTAATCAGTTTGAAGGTAAGCCTAATCAGATTGATCCTGCTTCTCATGTCCCTGGTTACGGATATGGTAATGGTTAT
The DNA window shown above is from Apium graveolens cultivar Ventura unplaced genomic scaffold, ASM990537v1 ctg4977, whole genome shotgun sequence and carries:
- the LOC141702382 gene encoding agamous-like MADS-box protein AGL62, giving the protein MAKKFSIGRQKIKIAKIERKNHLQVTFSKRRSGLFKKASELCTLCGVEIAIIVFSPAGKVFSFGHPNVEGIIDRFFSRNPPPSNSSTLHLVEAHRSMTVCELNFHLTQIFNELEGERKRGEALDDMRQASQSQFWWESPVEKMGFDELQQLKDCMEALKKNVNNQANSILIENANSNLPPIGFNGHRAFNQFEAKPNQIDPASHVPGYRYGNGYFGLSNFAA
- the LOC141702383 gene encoding agamous-like MADS-box protein AGL62, giving the protein MAKKFSIGRQKIKIAKIERKNHLQVTFSKRRSGLFKKASELCTLCGVEIAIIVFSPAGKVFSFGHPNVEGIIDWFFSRNPPPSNSSTLHLVEAHRSMTVCELNFHLTQIFNELEGERKRGEALDDMRQASQSQFWWESPVEKMGFDELQQLKDCMEALKKNVNNQANSILIESANSNLPPFGFNGHRAFNQFEGKPNQIDPASHVPGYGYGNGYFGLSNFAA